A single window of Rhodamnia argentea isolate NSW1041297 chromosome 5, ASM2092103v1, whole genome shotgun sequence DNA harbors:
- the LOC115742341 gene encoding EEF1A lysine methyltransferase 4 isoform X2 has product MATPRTGTLATCRKQRWAILTVMSEDMVKDGYEDITNIDISSVAIEMMRRKYECIPQLKYMQMDVRDMSLFPDESFDSVIDKGTLDSLMCGTDAPISAARMLGEVSRLLKAGGIYMLITYGDPSARMLHLNQSVYNWQIILYIISRPGFQKPGNNTSTSRSYLEPVPLTEKGLLPPDFVVEDPDSHFIYVCKKMDETELSSITTYSLDVDHL; this is encoded by the exons TAATGTCGGAAGACATGGTAAAGGATGGGTATGAAGACATAACGAACATTGACATTTCCTCTGTGGCTATTGAAATGATGAGAAGAAAATATGAATGCATCCCTCAGCTTAAAT ACATGCAAATGGATGTTAGGGACATGAGCCTCTTCCCGGATGAGTCGTTTGACAGTGTCATTGATAAAG GAACTCTTGACTCCTTGATG TGTGGCACCGATGCGCCGATAAGTGCTGCTCGAATGCTAGGAGAGGTGAGCAG ACTTCTCAAAGCTGGAGGAATCTACATGCTG ATTACCTATGGTGATCCGAGTGCGAGGATGCTTCATTTGAACCAATCAGTGTACAACTGGCAAATCATTCTCTACATCATAT CCAGACCAGGATTTCAGAAGCCGGGAAACAATACTTCAACATCAAGGTCATATCTGGAACCTGTGCCTCTTACCGAGAAGGGTTTACTTCCACCTGATTTTGTGGTGGAAGATCCAGATTCTCACTTCATATATGTGTGCAAAAAGATGGACGAGACAGAGCTAAGTAGCATAACAACCTACTCTTTGGATGTTGATCATTTATAG